A region from the Rhinoderma darwinii isolate aRhiDar2 chromosome 2, aRhiDar2.hap1, whole genome shotgun sequence genome encodes:
- the COX14 gene encoding cytochrome c oxidase assembly protein COX14, producing MASSRRLADLGYKVFSGSMILLTLYGGFLCSARAYRYFQRQDQLQLAAENQAEAIIKD from the coding sequence ATGGCTTCCTCCAGGCGCCTGGCGGATCTTGGTTATAAGGTGTTTTCTGGATCCATGATTCTGCTGACGCTGTATGGTGGGTTCCTGTGCAGTGCCCGGGCATATAGGTATTTCCAGCGTCAGGACCAACTGCAACTGGCAGCCGAGAACCAGGCAGAAGCCATCATTAAAGACTGA